The Candidatus Desulfarcum epimagneticum genome has a window encoding:
- a CDS encoding conserved hypothetical protein (Evidence 4 : Unknown function but conserved in other organisms): protein MVLILHRKKKKAGFSLKEAKTFHKKAEELMDIEKPGRAALFVFSAAGFAKRALDYMKQENIAWAQNREWLETNQDA from the coding sequence ATGGTTTTAATTCTTCACAGGAAGAAAAAGAAAGCCGGATTTTCTTTGAAAGAGGCAAAAACGTTTCACAAAAAAGCGGAAGAATTAATGGATATTGAAAAGCCGGGCAGGGCGGCGCTGTTTGTTTTTTCCGCCGCCGGTTTTGCAAAAAGGGCTTTGGATTATATGAAACAGGAAAATATCGCCTGGGCGCAAAACAGGGAGTGGCTGGAAACAAACCAGGATGCATAA